Sequence from the Cryptococcus neoformans var. neoformans JEC21 chromosome 1, complete sequence genome:
TTGGCAGGAAGCCCCGCCCCGAGCGCCGGAGATTCCACGGGTGATACTGCAGCTGGAGTGACAGGGGTAGACAAAAGCTCACGACGTTGCTCTTCAGCCTTGTCTCGAGCTTCTTGCGTTGCAGCGTGTGCCGCAAGCTTTTCTCGTTCAGCCGCTTCTGTTTGTTCTTTGGCGGCCTTGGCAGtggcttccttctcctctgcgAGCTTCTTTGCAGCCAGCGCTTCCGCGGCATAAGCTTCATCAagctttttcttttcttcttcctctttagctttcttctctgcttcaGCCTAATCCATAGTGTCTCAGTGACGTCTATACAACTATTGAAGGGACATCACGTACTTTTTCTGCGGCTTCTTTTGCCTGGCgctcctcatcttctttgatcttcttttccaagcgctccctcctctcctgctcttccttctcttccataAACTTCAATTTGgcctctctttcttcttctgctaccctcttctttttctgttCCTCAGATTCAAGTCTGACAATCACAGGTAAACCAGGCTTTCTTCGAGGCGCATCATCTTTAGAAGGTTGAGCCGCAGATTCAGGTGTGTGAGCACCACTGGAAACCGCTTTTGACGCCGCTTCAGCAACTTCCTTCATGTTCACAGCGGTGCCATCTTCACGTGCTATCTTAACGGCCTTTGAAGCACCTCTGGGTGTAAACACTGAAGCTGCTCcggaaaggaagggaggaggtACGTTAGCTTGCATGGGACGAGATGGTGTAGAAGGAATTGGAGTAGCAGGAATAGAGGCCGAATGCTGGTGACCAGCCATCAAGTTAGGGGGTCGATTCGGCGGAGTGGGAATGGGACTAGGCCCACCGCTGCCAAGTGGAACTCCCTGAGGTGGCAAAGGAGATTGGGAGGGGGCGGAAGAAATCTGACTAGGACCGCTCCGAGGTGACATAGGGCCGGGACCGAAATTAGCGTTGAACGACTGATTTTGCTGTTGCTGGGCCCATTGTGGGGAACCGTAATGCGGCTGTTGGTCATACGGCCCATAACCGGGCTACATTATGTCAATCCCAAACATCGACATACGGTCCAAAAATAATAGCTCACATAGAAACCTCCTTGAGGAGGATATCCCATCACTGGATACTGGGGCCCTTGGGGTCCAGGATGCATACCATATTGGCCAGGACCCATCATGGGACGAGCCATGCCCTGAGTGCCCATACCATTAGGTCTCACTGGAGGCTGCTGAGTCCCCATACCTTGTTGCGGGGGACGGAAACCCTGTTGCACATGAAGCGGAGGCATGGGTGCGTATTGCCCATGAGGGACGTTAGGATTCGCCACCGGTGAACGTGGCTGGTTAGGCATTACCATGGGAGGACGCATGGGTGGGCCGCTTGTGAAACTTGGAGAGCCTACTGGCACCTGGCTCTGGAATCCGGGGCCCCCTTGCCCCATTGACTGGCGACGTATATGAGGAATAGGCTGCTGATGCGGTTGTGGAGGAGACATTGCAGGGCgtgatggagaagatccCAAGGGGGCCTGCGCCGGGGCTTTACTAGTGAAGAGAGAATGGACACTGAGCTTTTTCTCCTGTACAGGACCGATAGGATTGCTAAGGGAGCTGGTTCTTCGAGTCTTCACCACATCAGGATCAGAGTTTCCGTCCGCATCGATCGAGCCAAATGATTTCACTGCATCCGCAAGGTGGCCGCCGGTGGTCGAAGGAGCAGCAGGGGACGAAGATAACGCTGTATTGGGTGAATCCACTGTCCCAAATGCAATGTTACCTGTATTGAGTAAAGGTCAGCTTTTTCCTAATATTCCCGCCAATAGGAacttgcccttcttgatATCAACGCCGCCAGGCCCCACTAATAAGCTATTCTGTCTTGAATGGGCATTTCTTATCGAAATGGCAGCTGAGCTAGATACACTGGTTATGTTTGGGAGGCCCGCTCCCTCTTGGGAGGGGGTATTAACGCCGGATTGATTCTTGGAAGCGGAAGTCGATGAGACGGCAGATGGAGGACCACGCGCCCAAACAGAAGCAATGGAGCCAGGGGCGCTCGTTTTGTTGTCGCCGTTGACCGTAGGACTTGTGTTTTGGCTCATTGACGAGGGATGTATGGGAAAGTACGTCTTTGGAGGACAAGGGGTAGTGGGGACGAGAAGGGAGCGGATAGATTGTGATTTGTGCGTGGAGAAGAGTGAGCTGAGAACGACCAGCAACCGGCGTTAAATGACCGCGAAAGATTGCTCAAACCTCTAACTCACCGAGAGGATAATCGAATTATTCACGCTGTGGATGCGAATATAGGTGGTAAGCCGCTTGAAGGGTAAAAGTAGCCCTTGTCCGTTTTCAAATTTGTTCTATGACACCACggagaacgagtggtgaggatgagagcaAGCTGGAAGGAACCTCTTGAAATCCCTCTGGTGGATTATCGCTGGGACTCTCTTGTAGATGGAGTCCGGGGAGGTATCCGGAGCgtgaagagagaaggagaaagaggaagaataaTATGAGAAGTGTATTCGTCCCACtatttcatcatcatagcCCCAGGCGTGCGAGCGGCAACCACCCAGACACCTATTACGAATGGAACCTCCTATATCCGCTGCCATTTACGTAATAATATCTTGCCGGCTATCATCCTCGCGAGTTTCGGCTGCGTCCCTGCTGTTTCCAACCggtccttcttcttcagcgaCTCACGATTTTGCCCAGCACCCAACACCTGAACTTGCTATCACGTCCGCCTCATGTCCCTTCGACTATTCCTGTCTCGCGTTCCACCAAGCCAGCAATTGCCGAGTAAACTTCTGCCCCAACTATCGCTGCGTCGAGCGCAGAGCTCTAGTTCAGATTCACGACCTCCGCATCCCGCCGTGCAGCAGAGCTTCGAGGCACTCGCCTCTGACCTTCTTGCCACCCCGAGCACGCTCTCGTCCTCTGGCTTGAAGAGATCTGCACCGGAGGCTCCGCGAACATTCATCAAGTCGCCCAGTTTGCCTCCAGTCCAACTGAGTCGTAACCCCTATGCGGGGCAGTATGCGATTTCTGAAGATGATTTGGATGACCCTTTTGAGACTGAGATTGCTGTTGAAGAACCCAAAGGCCTTGCTGTACCTCCCAGGCGCAGACGCTTGGCTGGGCGGCAGAGCTCGGCAACAGCACGACCACAGAGAATTATCAATCTTTCACCTCATGATACTGTCTCGGTGTATCCCGATTTTATCTCTTTAACATCCCATGGTAGGACGGGAGTCATAACCAACGCACGATTACTTGATGCTTGCCACTGCAAGAAATGCAGGGACCCATCTACCCGACAAATGAATACTACTACAGGGGAAGCCGTTCGTGAATCCAAAATAGCAAGGATCACCAGAGGCAATTCAGTTCGTAAAGGTGGCATTCGTAAAGACGGGCTTGTAGTGAGCTGGGGTGAAGGAGTGAAGCATATGAGcttttttcctctccacAGATTACGGTCGATGCTAGAAAGAGACATGGGCACTGTTTATCGTAGCCCAAGTTTTGTTCACCAGACTTGGGACGGGGAATCACTTTCTCTTACCAATCTAAGATTTCAATACTCGGATCTATCTGAATCTCTGTTGAAAGTTTTAGAGCAGCTTCAGGTGTACGGTATAGTCGTGATAGAAGGCGTACCTACGGACCCTACGGATGATAAGGAGTGCATGCTGAGAAAAGTTACCGATATGATCGGGAAGATTAGAAACACATTCTACGGGGAAACGTGGGATGTGAAAAGTGTGAAACAGAGCAAGAATATTGCGTAAGTGGAACTGCTTATTGGGTCTCTCACTTCCTATACTAATACGACATTCAGCTATACCAATCTCAACCTTGGCTTACATATGGATCTTCTTTACTTTTCATCCCCTCCTCGCTTCCAAGCACTTCACTGCCTCCGGAATAAGGTTGAAGGCGGTAGCTCTTACTTTGTGGACTCTTTTCGCACCGTCTCCGACCTACCCCGAGATCAATTCGAATTCCTGCAAAAAATCAATATAACCTATCAGTACGACAATGACAACCATTATTTTCGCTATCGTCATCCCATCATCAGTTCCGATTTTGTGCGTGGTCGAAACAATCGACATGCCGCCGTTAACTGGAGTCCCCCTTTCCGCGCCGCTGCCGAAGCTTTAGACTTTCCCCAGCACGATTTCGTTGCGGCCGCCAAACATGAGCAGAAAGTGCTTCAAGCCATTGCGGATTTTGAAGAACGCCTGAGCGACCCTCGCTATCGATACGAATTTACCATGCAGGAAGGGGACCTAGTGCTATTTGACAATCGAAGAGTCCTGCACGCACGCACGGCGTTCCGCGACAAGAAAGATATggaagtagaagaagaagaaagagtcgAGCAGAAATCggagatggaaagtgaTAAGGAACCAACTAGGTGGCTGAAGGGATGTTACTTGGATGGGGAAGCTGTATGGGACAAGTTGGCTACATTAAGGAAACAGTCTTTGGAAAGGAGAGCGGCTTCTGTGGGGGTTCAATAAAGAGTAGAGGTCAATGTTGGTACAGTATTTTCAGTAAAGCATTTGGTATCTATGGCAATTTATTTTCCAATTTTCCCTTTGCAGGTTGCCGGAATCTGCTGGAAAAAGCAGCAGATGGTGTGAAAGTATGAGGCTGGAGGACAATACGTCGGCAGAGGATAATCTTACATCTAGTTGGTATTTTTTTTAAGTGGTTGTTACTACATATTATATATAGAATTTGTGCAATCATCAAGAATTTTACATGATTCATTTTGACTTGCGCTAATCGTCTAGTGGTTAGGATGGCTCCCTTCCAAGGAGTCGACCGGCGTTCGAATCGCCGTTGGCGcacattttttttttttaatctTTGAAATGGctacttttttttccaccacaaatttccttctttttttttccccttgTTGATAACCATGATGCATGGGATTATCTCGTCGTATGATAAAAAAAATCATCGATATACTGAATTTGCTGCTTATGTTGTAATTGAACGCTTTatgagaggaggatgacgtCGTCGCCGCCAGCTGTGTAATGTCAACACAAACCTGCAAGTTGTCAAGATGCAAATGTCAGgaaccaagaagaagggaagcgGCATCATCACGCACGATAGCATCAAACCAAGTACAAATAAATAGCCATGACCAACATACAAAAAGGGAATTATCAAGGGGAATTAGTGTAGcagcagaggaggaactAAAAGCAAAATCTACTATTTGGGCGTTTATTCGAAAAATACCCCGAAGCAATTGAATAGCATTCAAGTATAGTCCAAACCCATATCCAGTGATCTGCTGGAATAACTATACAATTGTAAATTTATGTACAAAAAAATCATTCACGTATATCTATGAACCAACAAACCTCAACAGTgacgagagaagaagaagaaaaaggtttTACACAACCATTCAGACCCTGTACCAATATGGGATGGCTTCGTTTACAGTCTTGCTGGAGGTCATGTTGGCAAAAGCCGCAAGGAGAGCTAGATCGCGTCTGCACAtgggacaagaagaaatcTTGGGGGTATTTAACCATGTCTTTTGTagtaaaaaagaaaagaaaaatcgTGAGTTTTGAGATCTTGGGGAATGACCTCGGGACGGGACTCACGCTGAGACAGTCTTTGTGATACATGTGCTTGCAAGGTGTAATGGAGATTTCTGTAGTGTCCTCGTACTACCTCGACGTTAGTTTTGGCTTTTTTGGAACGAGAGGAGGGAATGGATtctgaaaaggaaagaaagcgagggaaaaaaaaaaaaaagacttGCCTCGTCATGACACACTGAACAGTATTCATCCCTCACCatcccctctctctccccaaACTCTGCCCAGGTGATATTCTCCAACATCcccatcgccatcctcctcttcttcccatcacTTAAATACTTGAGACCTTTTACTGCAGACATTAACGTTTTCTGTACGGTATTATCGTCCATCTGAGGAGAGAGACGCAACTCTTCCAATGACTGTCGCGGCGGTCGTTGCCTAAAGACGCGTCCAAACGACGATACATGCGAGTGAACGTGGGCATGGATTAGCTCGATGGGTTCGGCCATACCGGGGCCGGAGAACATGGCCATCGGCGGGACAGGTCGAGCGGTAAGGAGGTTGTATACTTCTCGCATGATATCCGGGTTGAGCATCTCGCTGTCACCGTTTTCGTTTTCATCGTCATAgtcctcgtcgtcgtcctcgtcgTTTTCGTCAAAGTCgccatcttcgtcttcgccATGGTTGCTGCTGCCATAGGCCCGAAAGACGGATTCTTGCGTAGGAGTGGTTGTGCCTGAATCGCCATCGGCAGATGGAGGTGCACTTTccgagaaggaagaagaagaacggcTGTCTCGCTCGAGTTCGCCCCACAAGTTGCCCTcggctggaggaggagctgCCGCTCGTCCTTCTTGCGGTCCGTGAGGAACTTCACGGCGCCTCAACGTGTTAGTGCTGGTCTCAAGCGGGAACGAGGGGTTTGCCATTTGTATAGGACGAAGAGATCCGAGTCGTCTACCGACGGTCTCGTTGATATCGCGATTCAGCGCCTGGCGACCACGGCCGCCCATGTGGGTCGTCGCCGGACTCGGACGGAGggaagacgacgatgagCGCTGCGACGGTCTTTCGATATACTCGGCAGGGTACTCTGCATCCCAGTATCTGTCGTTTACCTCGGCATTCAAGGGTTCATCGGGAGCTCTGCCCCATGCTTGGACCCAAGGGCTGGGCCGATTATCGTGGCTCTGAGATGCGAGCATGGCTCTGCGCAGGTCGGCCAGGCGGTCACGAGACCAGCGATCGTTGGGCTCTTCAGAGCCGGCAAGCTGATGGCGCGAAGACGGAGAGATTATACTTGCTGACGAGggcgaaggcgaagaagcaTGGGAGGGGCCTATATTATTCGTGGGAAAAGCAGGAGGCACGTGTTCTGAAGGGAAAGGGCCAATCGAGCTGCCTCTGGCACTCGACCGAACACGTACATGGTCATCTCGCAGCATTTCGTCTTCAATGTAATCGAGATACGGCGGGACAGGGTTCAGGTGCGGCGGCACGGGACTGGGGACAAAATCGGGTGGCAATCTCTGGCCGCTGTCGCCCAGCGACCGTCTCTGcatggagagagaggaggggcTGTTGGTGGCTGCGGGCGAGGAGGACaggttggaagaggtgcGCCGAGCGCGGAGCCGGTTATAGTCTTCCCTGAGCATCTCGTCTTCGGTGTGATCGACAAAGGGAGGGACCGGATTGTAGTGCTGGAGATCGTCGTAGACGCTTCGGCGGCCGGGGGACGATGCGCTGCTGGGCGTGAATGCATCCGCGGGCGGGGCGGGTGCGGGGCCGAGGGGCGAGCCGGGGGAAGGGAGCTGGCAGAGCGTGTGCGGGATCGAGAGGGGCAGCGGGAGGGCGGCGGGTGGCGGCGAGAGGACGGGCGGGGTGGCGCGAGGCCCGGGGGCCGGCGACGCTGCCTGCATGGTGGAGTGGGGAGGGGAGGAATGGCGGGGGACGGTTGtatgggaaggaaggaaggagggctgctggtggcggcggcgggtGGCTTGTGCGCGACCGGAGATTGCCGACGGCGTAACCGATCGtcgatctcttctttcttgtcGCTAGCACCACGCACGATGCCCCCGTCGGAAGGGCGCTACCTCGCCGCACTCCCCGCGCAGCACAAAGACGCCGCCCCGGACACGCTCTACCAGGTGCGTCCTCCCCCCGCAGCGCCGCTGACCGCCGCAGAAACTCGAAATCGTAGGCAAGGGCGCGTACGGCGCAGTGTACAGGGGAAAACACATCGCGACAGGCCACATCGTCGCACTCAAAATCATCAATCTCGACACCGAAGACGACGATGTCGCCGACATCCAAAAGGAaatctccctcctccagcaGCTCATGCTCGGAGGCTCCAACTCGGGCGGCCCGCCGCCCAACGTGATCAAGTACTATGGCAGCCTCATGCAGGGCCCGCGCGTCTGGATCATCATGGAGTATGCGGAAGGTGGAAGTATACGGACTCTGGTACGTGTCTGGTTTATCGACGCTCACCATCTCCTAACACCAAGCAAAGTCTCGGGCACAACCACTGAAAGAACTGCACATCTGCCTCGTCATCCGTGAAGTCTTGTTGGCCCTCGCGTTTCTTCACAAGAACGGGGTCATCCATCGCGATATCAAAGGTACGCCtcgaccttttcttctcccttcacTTTGCACGTTGCCAACCTCATTATGCAGCCGCCAACATCCTGCTCACCACCCAGCCGCATCGTATTCTGCTTTGCGACTTTGGCGTCGCCGCGCTCCTTCaatcctccacctccaaacGGTCCACCTTTGTCGGCACACCGTACTGGATGGCCCCCGAGGTTGTGACCGAAGGCCGCATGTACGATGCCAAGGCCGATATCTGGTCGCTTGGGATCACCCTGCTTGAAATGGCTTACGGCGAACCGCCCATGTCGGGCCAACCTGCCGCACGCGCAGTCATGCTCCTAGGCGATAAACGCATGCGCGCACCCAGACTCGAAGGTGATCACTGGAGCAAAGAGATGCGCGATTTTGTCGTCGGGTGCTTGAATGAAGAACCCGCGGACCGTCTCTCGGCAGAAGAACTGAGCAAGTCGAAATGGATCAAGCAGCAGAGCAAGACTCCCCTCACCGCCATGAACGATTTGATTGCGAGGTACCAGGCGTGGAAGGAGTCGGGCGGCCAGAGGCAAAGTCTGGCAGCCGGTGTAGGCGCTAATgtcgacgatgacgatgatgatttcGATAGACATCCGGCTGATGGAGACTGGGCGTTTGACGTGAGTATTTTTTTGAGGGGTCGTACATCTTTGGGCTGATATCAGTGCAAGACTGTGCGTTCAAGGGCAAGCATCTTGCTTGGCAAGCAACAATCAGAAGACAATGGCAagtctttttccttctgtCTATATTTGAACACGCCTAATCTCCCTCCCATTCTTAGCCTCTTCAAATCTATCACCACCTACAACCCATCCTGCGCCTGCGCCTCAATCACTCCGACGTCTTTTCCACGATGAATCATCCACAGACCCTGACCCTTTCAAGTCGTTTGCCCATCAACAACCTCCAACCCCTCAGACGACCGAGGGTAGCGACACCATCAAGCAAACCGGTCGTTTCCCCAGCCCAGAACAGGAAGATCTGCCACCTCTTGTCGATACCGATTCGCCCCCCGCCACACCCGGGAAAAACGAATTGGATGGACAGACTATCCGTCAAGCCAGGCTGGGTCGGGATGGACGATCGCCTACACCGCTCATGATCACCACCGGCTACTcgccttcgccttcttccaataCCCTATCCGCTGCGTCCACCGCCACTTACTATCCCATCGAAACCCCACAGGAACATACCCCTATCGCTCGCACCGACGCCGGCGTCCCCTCACCGCGTCGCATTCGAAACAAAATCAGCCTTGACAATCTCTCTCTAACCCCTACAAGCAAGACTCAACCGGCAGCGGAAGAAAGGTCCAAGAGTAGTGGAGGCATGCGTCGACCAAGCGCAAGTGATGCCCGTGAGGGTCTCCGTGGTTTCCAATTCCCACTCATGACCAAATCAGGCCCTGGGCCCACTCCTATTACCACCGCATCCATGTCTACATCTACCAACACGCCTACATCTACACAACCACCCGCAGCAGGCAAACTTTTCCCACCCCCGCTCAACCGAAATCACTCTGCCGCACCCGCTTATCCCTTTGCCGaccccaccaccacctctaCCACAACCACAACATCACCCACAGgcacctcttcccccgGCTTCGGCGGTCTCGCGTTCGGTCCCCGACCACCCATGATGCGCCAAGCATCCGTCGCCGTCATGGAAGGTCGCGCCGCCAGccaatcccaatcccaagcccaagcccAAGCCTTAGCTCTAGCGCTCGCACATACACAAACtcatcagcagcaacagcagcagcaacagcagcagcaacagcagcaaggatCGACCAGCCCGCCCACGCCGAAGAAGGCGGTGGCGTTGGGTGCGCCTAATTCAATCGGTCTAGGGAGACCGGGTGtgtcagcagcagcagcagcagcagcagcagcagcagcatcagcaacagcagccggaggaggaggaggccaGGGAATGATGATACGGAGTCGAAGTGGGAGTAAAGCGGAAGATGGACATCCCGTCGGTCTAAGAGATCTCTTAAAAGTTggttctccttcttttttc
This genomic interval carries:
- a CDS encoding mitochondrion protein, putative; this encodes MSLRLFLSRVPPSQQLPSKLLPQLSLRRAQSSSSDSRPPHPAVQQSFEALASDLLATPSTLSSSGLKRSAPEAPRTFIKSPSLPPVQLSRNPYAGQYAISEDDLDDPFETEIAVEEPKGLAVPPRRRRLAGRQSSATARPQRIINLSPHDTVSVYPDFISLTSHGRTGVITNARLLDACHCKKCRDPSTRQMNTTTGEAVRESKIARITRGNSVRKGGIRKDGLVVSWGEGVKHMSFFPLHRLRSMLERDMGTVYRSPSFVHQTWDGESLSLTNLRFQYSDLSESLLKVLEQLQVYGIVVIEGVPTDPTDDKECMLRKVTDMIGKIRNTFYGETWDVKSVKQSKNIAYTNLNLGLHMDLLYFSSPPRFQALHCLRNKVEGGSSYFVDSFRTVSDLPRDQFEFLQKINITYQYDNDNHYFRYRHPIISSDFVRGRNNRHAAVNWSPPFRAAAEALDFPQHDFVAAAKHEQKVLQAIADFEERLSDPRYRYEFTMQEGDLVLFDNRRVLHARTAFRDKKDMEVEEEERVEQKSEMESDKEPTRWLKGCYLDGEAVWDKLATLRKQSLERRAASVGVQ
- a CDS encoding RING zinc finger protein, putative — its product is MQAASPAPGPRATPPVLSPPPAALPLPLSIPHTLCQLPSPGSPLGPAPAPPADAFTPSSASSPGRRSVYDDLQHYNPVPPFVDHTEDEMLREDYNRLRARRTSSNLSSSPAATNSPSSLSMQRRSLGDSGQRLPPDFVPSPVPPHLNPVPPYLDYIEDEMLRDDHVRVRSSARGSSIGPFPSEHVPPAFPTNNIGPSHASSPSPSSASIISPSSRHQLAGSEEPNDRWSRDRLADLRRAMLASQSHDNRPSPWVQAWGRAPDEPLNAEVNDRYWDAEYPAEYIERPSQRSSSSSLRPSPATTHMGGRGRQALNRDINETVGRRLGSLRPIQMANPSFPLETSTNTLRRREVPHGPQEGRAAAPPPAEGNLWGELERDSRSSSSFSESAPPSADGDSGTTTPTQESVFRAYGSSNHGEDEDGDFDENDEDDDEDYDDENENGDSEMLNPDIMREVYNLLTARPVPPMAMFSGPGMAEPIELIHAHVHSHVSSFGRVFRQRPPRQSLEELRLSPQMDDNTVQKTLMSAVKGLKYLSDGKKRRMAMGMLENITWAEFGEREGMVRDEYCSVCHDEYEDTTEISITPCKHMYHKDCLSTWLNTPKISSCPMCRRDLALLAAFANMTSSKTVNEAIPYWYRV
- a CDS encoding kinase, putative: MPPSEGRYLAALPAQHKDAAPDTLYQKLEIVGKGAYGAVYRGKHIATGHIVALKIINLDTEDDDVADIQKEISLLQQLMLGGSNSGGPPPNVIKYYGSLMQGPRVWIIMEYAEGGSIRTLSRAQPLKELHICLVIREVLLALAFLHKNGVIHRDIKAANILLTTQPHRILLCDFGVAALLQSSTSKRSTFVGTPYWMAPEVVTEGRMYDAKADIWSLGITLLEMAYGEPPMSGQPAARAVMLLGDKRMRAPRLEGDHWSKEMRDFVVGCLNEEPADRLSAEELSKSKWIKQQSKTPLTAMNDLIARYQAWKESGGQRQSLAAGVGANVDDDDDDFDRHPADGDWAFDTVRSRASILLGKQQSEDNASSNLSPPTTHPAPAPQSLRRLFHDESSTDPDPFKSFAHQQPPTPQTTEGSDTIKQTGRFPSPEQEDLPPLVDTDSPPATPGKNELDGQTIRQARLGRDGRSPTPLMITTGYSPSPSSNTLSAASTATYYPIETPQEHTPIARTDAGVPSPRRIRNKISLDNLSLTPTSKTQPAAEERSKSSGGMRRPSASDAREGLRGFQFPLMTKSGPGPTPITTASMSTSTNTPTSTQPPAAGKLFPPPLNRNHSAAPAYPFADPTTTSTTTTTSPTGTSSPGFGGLAFGPRPPMMRQASVAVMEGRAASQSQSQAQAQALALALAHTQTHQQQQQQQQQQQQQQGSTSPPTPKKAVALGAPNSIGLGRPGVSAAAAAAAAAAASATAAGGGGGQGMMIRSRSGSKAEDGHPVGLRDLLKLSPAVPDMPDLLPPSPSVANTPHKFFPSPSPLAQTTHAHAEPSAASAASASATASAAFSFPTLASAPMSAAPSQRSLLPAGTIPASAPPGLATQPNAFAPVHATMGPPIRPLDLSMLESDDVFDELGRMVDDMQSWFGCVESGLEELLATGVDVQNA